In a single window of the Phocoena phocoena chromosome 14, mPhoPho1.1, whole genome shotgun sequence genome:
- the COX5B gene encoding cytochrome c oxidase subunit 5B, mitochondrial, protein MASRLLRGAGVLAAQALRARGPSGVSVVRSVASGGGVPTDDEQATGLEREVMLAARKGLDPYNMLAPKAASGTKEDPNLVPSVTNKRIVGCICEEDNSAVIWFWLHKGEAQRCPSCGTHYKLVPHQLAH, encoded by the exons ATGGCTTCAAGGTTACTCCGCGGAGCTGGAGTGCTGGCCGCGCAGGCCCTGAGGGCCCGCGGTCCCAGTGGAGTCTCCGTGGTGCGCTCTGTGGCGTCTGGAG GTGGTGTTCCTACTGATGATGAGCAGGCCACTGGGCTGGAGAGGGAGGTCATGCTGGCTGCACGCAAGGGACTG GACCCGTATAATATGCTCGCCCCAAAGGCAGCCTCAGGTACCAAGGAAGACCCTAATTTAGTCCCCTCCGTCACCAATAAGCGGATAGTGGGCTGCATCT GTGAAGAAGACAACAGTGCTGTCATCTGGTTCTGGCTGCATAAGGGCGAGGCCCAGCGATGCCCTAGCTGTGGAACCCATTACAAGCTGGTGCCCCACCAGCTGGCCCACTGA